One part of the Acidiferrobacteraceae bacterium genome encodes these proteins:
- a CDS encoding aminodeoxychorismate/anthranilate synthase component II has translation MLLMIDNYDSFTYNLVQYLGELGQDVRVFRNDAITTDEIDALAPDHIVVSPGPCTPNEAGVSVETIQRFAGRIPILGVCLGHQSIGQAFGGKIVHAKELMHGKTSEIHHINAGVFAGLPNPFVATRYHSLVVERESLPDCLEVTAWTADEEIMGLRHREFAVEGVQFHPESILTEHGHQLLKNFLDQH, from the coding sequence ATGTTGCTGATGATCGACAACTACGATTCGTTTACCTACAACCTGGTGCAGTATCTGGGCGAGCTCGGCCAGGACGTGCGGGTGTTCCGCAACGATGCCATCACCACCGACGAAATCGACGCGCTGGCACCGGACCACATTGTTGTCTCGCCGGGACCCTGTACACCGAACGAGGCCGGGGTGTCGGTGGAGACGATCCAGCGGTTCGCCGGTCGTATCCCGATCCTGGGTGTGTGCCTCGGCCACCAGAGCATCGGGCAGGCCTTTGGCGGCAAGATCGTCCACGCAAAAGAACTGATGCATGGAAAGACCTCGGAAATCCATCACATCAACGCTGGCGTATTTGCCGGATTGCCGAATCCCTTCGTGGCCACCCGCTACCATTCGCTCGTGGTGGAGCGTGAGTCCTTGCCGGACTGTCTGGAAGTGACGGCATGGACGGCGGATGAGGAGATCATGGGGCTGCGACACCGGGAGTTTGCCGTCGAAGGGGTGCAGTTCCACCCCGAGTCCATTTTGACCGAGCATGGTCACCAGTTGCTGAAGAACTTTCTCGACCAGCACTGA
- a CDS encoding multidrug effflux MFS transporter, whose product MNQQGTSDRESTLHLALIIALLSMLAPFSIDTYLPSFPDIGHELGVTSLQLQQTLSLYLVGFACMTLVYGPLADAFGRRIVILSSVAVYIVTSVGCALASDFHWLLAMRIGQGVSASGGLIVGRAVIRDAFSGSRAQRALSNVMLVFALAPAVAPIIGGWLHSLAGWRSVFWFLAGLGVFLWLLVATRLPETLAKEDRHSAHPKQIARSYARALRSARFLILVAIFSLNFGAFFLYVAGSPVVIYKFLGFGAHDFWVMFVPVVLCLMLGAFLSGRLAGRRTPVQTASIGAVLMFIGATLNVLSSRFLPVGPVTILVPLGVYVTGMALSMPSISLTALDVFPHHRGLSSALQGFGRTLFNGLVAGVITPLVAVTPLTMAVTMFGLNLAGVLMWLIWRQRYRNLEPEGA is encoded by the coding sequence ATGAACCAGCAAGGCACATCCGACCGGGAATCGACATTGCATCTGGCGCTGATCATCGCGCTGCTGTCCATGCTTGCGCCGTTTTCCATCGACACCTATCTGCCCTCGTTTCCCGACATCGGCCACGAACTGGGAGTGACCAGCCTCCAGCTGCAACAGACTCTGAGTCTGTACCTCGTGGGGTTCGCCTGCATGACCCTGGTTTACGGTCCGTTGGCCGATGCCTTCGGTCGCCGTATCGTGATCCTGTCGTCGGTAGCGGTGTACATCGTTACTTCCGTCGGCTGCGCCCTCGCCAGTGACTTTCACTGGCTGCTTGCCATGCGCATCGGCCAGGGCGTTTCCGCCAGCGGCGGTCTGATCGTGGGACGGGCCGTGATTCGCGATGCCTTCTCCGGCAGTCGGGCCCAGCGCGCCCTGTCCAATGTGATGCTTGTGTTTGCCTTGGCGCCGGCGGTCGCGCCCATTATTGGCGGCTGGTTGCACAGTCTGGCCGGCTGGCGTTCCGTGTTCTGGTTCCTGGCGGGTCTTGGCGTGTTTCTGTGGCTGCTGGTGGCAACGCGTTTGCCGGAGACCCTGGCGAAGGAAGACCGTCATTCGGCGCATCCGAAGCAGATTGCCCGTTCCTATGCCCGTGCGCTGCGGTCGGCCCGTTTTCTGATACTGGTCGCGATCTTCTCCCTGAATTTCGGCGCGTTCTTTCTTTATGTCGCCGGATCGCCGGTGGTGATCTACAAGTTTCTCGGATTCGGGGCACACGATTTCTGGGTCATGTTCGTGCCGGTGGTGTTGTGCCTGATGCTGGGCGCGTTCCTGTCCGGACGCCTCGCCGGCCGACGGACTCCCGTGCAAACCGCGAGCATCGGTGCCGTACTGATGTTCATCGGCGCCACGCTAAACGTGTTGTCGTCCCGGTTCCTGCCGGTCGGGCCCGTGACCATTCTCGTTCCGCTCGGCGTGTACGTGACCGGCATGGCGCTGTCCATGCCCAGCATCAGCCTCACCGCCCTGGATGTTTTTCCGCATCACCGGGGGCTGTCTTCGGCGCTGCAGGGCTTTGGCCGGACCTTGTTCAACGGCCTGGTCGCGGGGGTGATCACGCCGCTGGTCGCGGTGACGCCGCTCACCATGGCAGTGACCATGTTCGGGCTGAATCTGGCCGGGGTGCTGATGTGGCTGATCTGGAGGCAGCGCTATCGGAACCTGGAGCCGGAGGGTGCTTGA